In one Pseudomonadales bacterium genomic region, the following are encoded:
- a CDS encoding LLM class F420-dependent oxidoreductase — protein MKLGLMLGYSGGELKLPVELVQLAERLGYDTVWTAEAYGSDALSPLAYLAGKTERIRLGTAIIQLAARTPANAAMTIATIDALAGGNRVICGIGVSGPQIVEGWYGQPWGRPYYRIKDYVSIMKKILRREEPVVHEGQEISLPYVGEGAMGVGKPLKSILHMNPDIPIWLGTGMESTVKLTAEIADGWLPLGLVPENYQTYRPWIEAGLAKAGKKLESFERQAMTHVNVTDDVQAGLDRQKPGIALYVGGMGHRNKNFHKEMMIRRGFAEAAERIQELYLAKRKDEAIAAVPDEFVDQGALIGDEQRISRRFKAWEDCGITGLTITGNEQALRVMAKVARLNVEPGS, from the coding sequence ATGAAGCTGGGACTGATGCTGGGATACTCGGGCGGGGAGCTGAAGCTGCCGGTAGAACTGGTGCAGCTGGCTGAACGCCTGGGCTACGACACGGTGTGGACGGCGGAAGCCTATGGCTCTGACGCGCTGTCCCCGCTGGCCTATCTGGCAGGGAAAACCGAACGCATCCGTCTGGGTACCGCCATCATCCAGCTTGCGGCACGCACACCCGCAAACGCGGCAATGACCATCGCCACCATCGACGCCCTCGCCGGAGGTAACCGGGTGATCTGCGGCATCGGTGTGTCCGGTCCGCAGATCGTCGAAGGCTGGTATGGCCAGCCCTGGGGCAGGCCCTACTACCGGATCAAAGACTACGTCAGCATCATGAAGAAGATTCTGCGCCGGGAAGAGCCTGTGGTGCATGAAGGGCAGGAGATTTCCCTGCCCTATGTGGGTGAAGGTGCCATGGGTGTCGGTAAGCCGCTGAAGTCCATCCTCCATATGAATCCGGACATACCCATCTGGCTCGGTACCGGTATGGAATCCACCGTGAAGCTGACAGCGGAAATTGCCGATGGCTGGCTGCCCCTGGGTCTGGTGCCGGAAAACTACCAGACCTACAGACCCTGGATCGAAGCCGGTCTTGCGAAGGCGGGAAAGAAACTCGAGAGCTTCGAACGCCAGGCCATGACCCATGTCAATGTCACCGACGATGTGCAGGCGGGCCTCGACCGGCAGAAGCCGGGTATCGCGCTGTATGTTGGCGGCATGGGCCACAGGAACAAGAACTTCCACAAGGAGATGATGATCCGTCGTGGCTTCGCTGAAGCCGCGGAACGGATTCAGGAACTGTATCTCGCCAAACGGAAAGACGAAGCAATCGCGGCGGTACCCGATGAATTTGTCGATCAGGGGGCGCTGATCGGCGATGAGCAGCGTATCAGCAGGCGGTTCAAAGCCTGGGAAGACTGTGGGATCACCGGACTGACCATCACCGGTAATGAGCAGGCGCTGCGGGTGATGGCGAAAGTTGCACGTTTGAATGTAGAGCCGGGCAGTTGA
- a CDS encoding alpha/beta hydrolase — translation MASEEMRAMADMLRESGLFSGSEINVAEMRENMVSMTAPMADHVTRKDFNVDGIPLCHITVAGVREDRGLLYLHGGGYMLGSLDTHAELMGRLAEACRAPVLGVDYRLAPENPYPAAVEDAVASYDRLLANGIRPDQVVIAGDSAGGGLTLACLLALKAQGKPQPAGAVLLSPWTDLTGSGESSRSRAALDPMISAENLLPTAKLYIGDTDPADPGVSPLFGDLTGLPPLLIQVGDHEVLLDDSTRLAERAVAQGVTAELEIYEEAFHVFQAMPGLPESGDALASIGRFFDRVTGVKEKHK, via the coding sequence ATGGCGAGTGAAGAAATGCGCGCGATGGCGGACATGCTGCGCGAGTCGGGGCTTTTCAGCGGGTCTGAAATCAATGTCGCCGAGATGCGTGAGAACATGGTGTCGATGACCGCGCCCATGGCAGACCATGTCACCCGGAAGGACTTCAATGTCGATGGCATCCCGTTGTGCCATATCACCGTCGCCGGTGTACGTGAGGACAGAGGCCTCCTTTATCTGCATGGTGGCGGCTACATGCTCGGCTCTCTGGATACACACGCTGAGCTGATGGGGCGACTGGCTGAAGCCTGCCGCGCACCGGTGCTTGGTGTCGACTACCGCCTGGCTCCTGAGAACCCCTATCCGGCGGCGGTTGAGGATGCAGTTGCCAGCTACGACAGACTGCTCGCCAATGGCATCCGACCCGATCAGGTCGTCATCGCCGGTGATTCCGCCGGTGGCGGTCTGACACTGGCCTGTCTGCTGGCCCTGAAAGCGCAGGGAAAGCCACAGCCGGCTGGGGCTGTGCTCCTTTCCCCCTGGACGGATCTCACCGGCAGCGGTGAGAGTTCGCGCAGCCGGGCGGCACTCGATCCGATGATCAGTGCTGAAAACCTCCTGCCCACCGCGAAGCTCTATATTGGCGATACCGATCCAGCGGATCCGGGGGTCTCGCCCTTATTTGGTGACCTGACGGGGCTGCCACCACTGCTGATTCAGGTTGGCGATCACGAAGTGCTGCTCGACGACTCGACCCGACTCGCCGAGCGCGCGGTGGCTCAGGGGGTAACTGCCGAGCTGGAAATCTACGAAGAAGCCTTTCATGTATTCCAGGCCATGCCCGGTCTGCCGGAATCCGGCGACGCGCTGGCGAGTATCGGACGGTTTTTCGACCGTGTAACCGGCGTAAAGGAGAAGCATAAATGA